The Thermococcus thermotolerans genome contains a region encoding:
- a CDS encoding 30S ribosomal protein S24e yields the protein MEIKVTEIRENKLLGRKEIYFDVIHEGEPTPSRADVKGKLVAMLDLNPETVVLQYIRSYFGSRVSKGYAKAYESKERMLYIEPEYILIRDGIITKEEE from the coding sequence ATGGAGATTAAGGTTACCGAGATAAGGGAGAACAAGCTCCTTGGGAGAAAGGAGATATACTTCGATGTCATCCACGAGGGTGAACCGACACCGAGCAGGGCCGACGTCAAGGGCAAGCTCGTCGCCATGCTCGACCTCAACCCGGAGACGGTCGTGCTCCAGTACATAAGGAGCTACTTCGGTAGCCGCGTTAGTAAGGGCTACGCGAAAGCTTATGAGAGCAAGGAAAGGATGCTCTACATTGAGCCCGAGTACATCCTCATCAGGGACGGAATAATCACAAAGGAGGAGGAGTGA
- a CDS encoding class III signal peptide-containing protein, translating into MVIKKRGQVSLEFMLIFGMMLILLLYSVNNITFREGSTSTETLRIQISLEEKNLANAISNTISQVYAQGPGAKSTTYVRITYLRDPDMLLKGLGVNSPKVFITYGNYSTEGNGTYVTVVGTNVDAVLSGGDKNVFWSRAMYQAVLYTSPSVWSPSGSTTFNATTVYGLEIDPTDLPGTLEIVVEWNPDNPNSWTFDSVAGELHININPGG; encoded by the coding sequence ATGGTGATAAAAAAGCGCGGTCAGGTCTCACTTGAGTTCATGCTGATCTTCGGAATGATGCTCATCCTCCTGCTGTACTCGGTAAACAACATAACCTTCAGGGAGGGCTCCACATCAACCGAGACCCTGCGCATCCAGATAAGCCTCGAAGAGAAGAACCTCGCCAACGCGATATCAAATACCATCTCCCAGGTTTACGCCCAGGGTCCTGGAGCAAAGTCGACCACCTACGTGAGGATCACGTATCTGCGAGACCCGGATATGCTCCTGAAAGGCCTGGGTGTGAACAGCCCCAAGGTCTTCATAACATACGGAAACTACAGCACCGAAGGAAACGGTACGTACGTTACCGTCGTGGGGACCAATGTTGATGCTGTCCTCAGTGGCGGAGATAAAAACGTATTCTGGAGCCGTGCCATGTACCAGGCCGTCCTTTACACCAGTCCTTCCGTGTGGTCTCCTTCAGGAAGTACCACGTTCAACGCAACCACAGTTTACGGCCTTGAGATCGATCCAACCGACCTTCCCGGAACCCTTGAGATAGTCGTGGAGTGGAATCCCGACAATCCCAACTCATGGACATTTGATTCAGTGGCCGGTGAGCTCCACATAAACATAAACCCCGGTGGCTGA
- a CDS encoding GTP-dependent dephospho-CoA kinase has product MMLFVLTPELRRELKAPLGELVEGEIPEPYLRIRGELEKARHVVTVGDVVTENVLRLGIKPSVAIYDHKTKRREYNPDIETGAVVMTVQNPAGTITKALLNAIRKGFGLAERGRRVYIKVCGEEDLAAIPAVLYAPYGSIVLYGQPDEGVVLIRVTPECKLKCGKLMSKMEVVRDGD; this is encoded by the coding sequence ATGATGCTGTTCGTATTAACGCCAGAACTCAGGAGGGAGCTGAAGGCTCCCCTCGGTGAGCTCGTAGAGGGCGAGATTCCCGAGCCGTACCTCCGGATTAGGGGGGAGCTTGAAAAAGCGCGACACGTTGTTACGGTCGGAGACGTGGTCACAGAAAACGTCCTCCGGCTCGGGATAAAGCCGAGCGTGGCGATATACGACCACAAAACGAAACGCCGGGAGTACAACCCAGACATCGAGACCGGCGCTGTGGTGATGACGGTTCAGAACCCGGCCGGGACGATAACGAAAGCTTTATTAAACGCAATCAGAAAGGGCTTTGGACTGGCCGAAAGGGGCCGGAGGGTTTACATAAAGGTGTGTGGAGAGGAAGACCTGGCGGCCATTCCGGCCGTGCTCTACGCCCCCTACGGGAGCATCGTGCTCTACGGCCAGCCGGATGAGGGAGTAGTGCTTATAAGGGTAACACCCGAATGCAAGCTCAAGTGTGGGAAGCTCATGTCGAAGATGGAGGTGGTTCGCGATGGAGATTAA
- a CDS encoding S8 family peptidase, giving the protein MSRKDMTIALVALIVLSLLGVPATAEKPELIRVIVHVDRGHFNTADVATIGGHVVYQFKLIDAVVVEVPSTAVGRLKKLPGVKMIEFDHKARILVGPPSWLGGGQPSQQIPWGISRVRAPDVWGITDGSGGVIEVAVLDTGVDYDHPDLAGNIAWCVSTLRGRVTTNPAQCKDQNGHGTHVIGTIAALNNDIGVVGVAPGVEIYSIRVLDASGSGSYSDIAIGIEQALLGPDGILDKDGDGIIVGDPDDDAAEVISMSLGGPTDDQYLHDMIIQAYNYGVVIVAASGNEGASSPSYPAAYPEVIAVGASDVNDQIASWSNRQPEVSAPGVDILSTYPDDTYETLSGTSMATPHVSGVVALIQAAYYNKYGRVLPVGTFDDIGTSTVRGILHSTADDLGDPGWDIYYGYGIVRADLAVQVAIG; this is encoded by the coding sequence ATGAGCAGGAAGGATATGACAATTGCTTTAGTGGCCCTGATTGTGCTTTCTCTTTTGGGGGTTCCAGCGACGGCAGAGAAGCCTGAACTTATTAGAGTGATAGTGCACGTGGACAGGGGACACTTCAACACGGCAGACGTTGCCACAATAGGCGGCCACGTTGTTTATCAGTTTAAGCTGATAGACGCGGTAGTAGTGGAGGTGCCTTCAACAGCCGTTGGAAGGCTCAAGAAGCTTCCGGGAGTCAAAATGATAGAGTTTGACCACAAGGCAAGGATACTCGTCGGGCCACCCTCCTGGCTCGGAGGTGGACAGCCCTCCCAGCAGATTCCGTGGGGAATCAGCAGAGTCAGGGCCCCCGATGTATGGGGCATAACCGATGGCTCTGGAGGTGTTATTGAGGTCGCCGTTCTTGATACTGGGGTTGACTACGACCATCCGGACCTGGCTGGTAATATAGCATGGTGTGTTAGCACTCTCCGGGGCAGGGTTACAACAAATCCAGCCCAGTGTAAAGACCAGAATGGTCATGGGACACATGTTATAGGGACAATAGCCGCGCTCAACAATGACATCGGCGTTGTTGGCGTTGCTCCCGGGGTTGAAATATACTCCATCAGGGTTCTGGATGCAAGCGGGAGCGGTTCCTACAGCGATATAGCCATCGGAATCGAGCAGGCTCTCCTTGGCCCCGATGGAATTCTCGACAAGGACGGCGATGGGATAATCGTCGGCGACCCCGATGACGACGCCGCAGAAGTTATAAGCATGTCCCTTGGAGGCCCAACGGACGACCAGTATCTCCACGATATGATAATCCAGGCATACAACTACGGTGTGGTTATAGTGGCAGCGAGCGGCAACGAAGGGGCTTCCAGTCCCAGCTATCCCGCCGCATATCCTGAGGTCATCGCCGTTGGTGCGAGTGATGTAAACGATCAGATCGCTTCCTGGAGCAACAGACAGCCGGAAGTTAGTGCTCCAGGCGTTGACATTCTAAGCACCTATCCGGACGATACCTACGAAACCCTTAGTGGAACGAGCATGGCAACGCCACACGTCAGCGGTGTTGTTGCCCTCATACAGGCTGCATACTACAACAAGTACGGCAGGGTTCTCCCGGTCGGAACCTTCGACGATATTGGAACCAGCACTGTCAGGGGTATTCTCCACTCCACCGCAGATGACCTTGGGGACCCTGGATGGGACATATACTATGGCTACGGAATAGTCAGGGCTGATCTGGCCGTTCAGGTGGCCATCGGCTGA
- a CDS encoding 30S ribosomal protein S27ae, with the protein MGQKWKMYEVQGGKVRRKNKFCPRCGPGVFMAEHKDRWSCGRCGYTEWKRK; encoded by the coding sequence ATGGGGCAGAAGTGGAAGATGTACGAGGTCCAGGGCGGTAAGGTCAGGAGGAAGAACAAGTTCTGCCCACGCTGCGGTCCGGGTGTCTTCATGGCCGAGCACAAGGACCGCTGGAGCTGCGGAAGGTGCGGCTACACCGAGTGGAAGAGGAAGTGA
- a CDS encoding FtsZ/tubulin family protein, with amino-acid sequence MRALIIGVGQCGTKIADLFALVDFEALAINTSKGDLDYLKHVPHERRILIGESLTGGKGVNANPVLGREAMKRDLPLVMRKIGSIIGYEDVDIFFLTFGFGGGTGAGGTPVLAEALKEEYPDSLVVAIGALPLKEEGIRPTINAAITIDKLSKIADSIIAIDNNKLKEGGDDITRAYERINYTIVERIASLLALVDVPGEQTLDASDLKFVLKAFGSFATVGYAKAEANKVKSLSRLIIKSFESEGLYLEANIESALYGLVAIHGPPEVLKAAEIFEALDYLTNKIRGKQIFRGFYPDPREREVEVVTLLSGIYESRSIKDIIITAKRYAQSFMEAKEEAETKKKELLSGLPDFDDVYAKGGSELKEISQDGEYPDIEGISRKLRREKDD; translated from the coding sequence GTGAGGGCTCTAATCATCGGGGTCGGCCAGTGCGGGACGAAGATAGCCGACCTCTTCGCTCTGGTTGATTTCGAGGCTCTGGCCATAAACACATCGAAGGGAGACTTGGATTACCTCAAGCACGTCCCCCATGAGCGGAGGATACTGATAGGCGAGAGCCTGACCGGCGGCAAGGGGGTCAACGCGAACCCGGTACTCGGCAGGGAGGCCATGAAGCGCGACCTACCACTGGTCATGCGCAAGATAGGTTCAATAATAGGCTACGAGGACGTCGATATATTCTTTCTGACCTTCGGTTTCGGAGGCGGAACGGGCGCCGGAGGAACGCCCGTCCTGGCCGAGGCGCTTAAAGAGGAGTACCCAGATTCCCTTGTGGTGGCGATAGGAGCGCTTCCCCTCAAGGAGGAGGGCATAAGACCAACCATAAACGCCGCAATAACCATCGATAAGCTCTCCAAGATCGCCGATTCCATAATAGCCATAGACAACAACAAGCTCAAGGAGGGTGGCGATGACATAACGCGCGCCTACGAGAGGATAAACTACACCATCGTTGAAAGGATAGCATCGCTCTTAGCCCTGGTTGACGTCCCCGGCGAACAGACCCTCGATGCAAGCGACTTGAAATTTGTTCTGAAGGCCTTCGGAAGCTTTGCAACCGTTGGCTATGCCAAAGCCGAGGCGAACAAAGTCAAAAGCCTCTCCAGGTTAATAATAAAGTCCTTCGAGAGCGAGGGCCTGTACCTTGAGGCGAACATTGAGTCAGCACTCTATGGATTGGTTGCCATTCACGGGCCGCCGGAGGTTCTGAAGGCGGCGGAGATCTTTGAGGCCCTGGATTACCTCACAAACAAGATAAGAGGCAAGCAGATATTCCGCGGCTTCTATCCAGACCCGCGCGAGAGGGAAGTAGAAGTCGTTACGCTCCTCAGCGGCATCTATGAGAGCAGGAGCATAAAGGACATAATCATCACCGCAAAGAGGTACGCCCAGTCATTCATGGAAGCGAAGGAGGAAGCGGAAACCAAAAAGAAGGAGCTCCTAAGCGGCCTGCCCGACTTCGACGACGTGTACGCCAAGGGGGGAAGTGAGCTCAAGGAGATATCCCAGGACGGGGAGTATCCGGACATAGAGGGGATAAGCAGGAAACTCAGGAGGGAGAAGGATGACTGA
- a CDS encoding IS607 family transposase — translation MRLYRTGEASQLLGISKPTLIRKIKSGEIKAYRIGREYRVPESEIKRILEGKIPDKVVIYARVSSRDQKEDLERQIEYLKNYCSSRGYQVAKILTDISSSLNENRRGLKQLFKLVESGEVGKVVITYRDRLTRFGFKYLEQYFNSHGVEIEVIFDDEEAIEKELVEDLLAIVTSFAGKLYGMRSHRKKRLVEAVKNALRDD, via the coding sequence ATGAGGCTTTATCGGACGGGGGAGGCCTCACAACTCTTAGGCATCAGCAAACCAACATTGATTAGGAAGATTAAATCCGGCGAGATTAAAGCTTACCGTATCGGGAGAGAATACCGAGTCCCTGAAAGCGAAATCAAGAGAATTCTTGAGGGTAAAATCCCTGATAAAGTCGTCATTTACGCCAGAGTCTCAAGCCGAGACCAGAAAGAAGACTTAGAAAGACAAATCGAATACCTCAAGAACTACTGCTCCTCCAGAGGCTACCAAGTGGCCAAAATCCTCACCGACATTTCTTCCAGCCTGAACGAGAACAGGAGAGGGTTAAAACAGCTCTTCAAACTCGTCGAAAGCGGAGAAGTTGGAAAAGTTGTCATAACTTACAGGGACAGGCTCACCCGCTTCGGCTTCAAATACCTCGAACAATACTTCAACTCACACGGTGTTGAGATTGAAGTAATCTTCGACGATGAGGAAGCCATAGAAAAAGAACTTGTTGAAGATTTGTTAGCCATCGTAACCTCCTTCGCCGGAAAGCTTTATGGTATGCGTTCTCACAGGAAAAAACGCCTTGTCGAGGCGGTAAAGAATGCCCTCAGAGACGATTAA
- a CDS encoding RNA-guided endonuclease InsQ/TnpB family protein — protein sequence MPSETIKLTAKFKLKETPEGLEELFQTYREIVNYLITHAFENNITSFYRLKKETYKSLRNEYSELPSHYLYTACQMATSIFKSFRKRKKKGKAKGRPVFKRDVIMLDDHLFKLDLENRTVKLSTPDGRVQLEFYPAKYHEKFRDWKVGQAWLVRTPKGTFLNVVFSKEVEVSEPKAFVGVDLNENNVTLSLPNGEFVQIITHEREIRTGYFVKRRRIQGKIRAGRKREELLEKYGRRERNRLNDLYHKLANKIVELAEKYGGIALEDLTEIRDSIRYSAEMNGRLHRWSFRKLQSIIEYKAKLKGVRIVFVNPAHTSSLCPVCGEKLSPNGGRVLKCSNCGFEADRDVVGSWNIRLRALKMWGVSVPPESSTMKMGVGKVSRNDVYKLHASYG from the coding sequence ATGCCCTCAGAGACGATTAAGCTCACCGCCAAATTCAAACTCAAGGAAACTCCAGAGGGATTAGAAGAGCTTTTCCAAACTTATCGGGAAATCGTGAACTACCTCATCACTCACGCTTTTGAGAACAACATAACCAGCTTTTACAGGCTCAAAAAGGAAACCTACAAGAGCCTTCGTAATGAGTATTCAGAGCTTCCGAGTCATTACCTTTACACGGCTTGCCAGATGGCTACATCAATCTTCAAAAGCTTTAGGAAGCGGAAGAAGAAGGGGAAGGCAAAAGGCAGGCCAGTTTTCAAGAGGGACGTCATAATGCTCGACGACCACCTGTTCAAACTCGACTTGGAGAATAGAACTGTAAAACTCTCCACTCCGGACGGGAGGGTTCAATTAGAGTTTTATCCTGCAAAATACCATGAGAAATTCAGGGACTGGAAGGTTGGGCAGGCGTGGTTGGTTAGAACGCCGAAAGGAACTTTTCTCAACGTTGTTTTCTCGAAAGAGGTTGAAGTTAGCGAGCCGAAAGCTTTTGTTGGAGTTGATTTGAATGAGAACAACGTAACGCTCAGTCTTCCAAACGGGGAATTCGTTCAAATAATCACTCACGAGCGGGAGATTAGGACGGGCTACTTTGTGAAGAGGCGGAGAATACAGGGGAAAATCAGGGCTGGAAGGAAGAGGGAGGAACTCCTTGAAAAATACGGGCGGAGGGAGAGGAACAGGCTTAACGACCTTTATCACAAGCTTGCTAACAAAATAGTGGAATTGGCGGAAAAATACGGTGGAATTGCCCTTGAAGATTTGACTGAAATCAGGGATTCAATCAGGTATTCGGCTGAAATGAATGGTCGTCTTCACCGTTGGAGTTTTAGGAAGCTTCAATCAATTATTGAATACAAGGCTAAGCTGAAGGGTGTTAGGATTGTTTTCGTGAATCCTGCTCATACTTCCTCCCTGTGCCCGGTATGTGGGGAGAAACTAAGCCCGAATGGGGGCAGGGTCTTGAAGTGCTCAAACTGTGGTTTTGAAGCCGACCGTGATGTGGTTGGGAGTTGGAATATTCGTTTGAGAGCCCTGAAGATGTGGGGAGTTTCCGTTCCCCCTGAAAGCTCCACAATGAAGATGGGAGTGGGGAAGGTTAGCCGTAACGACGTTTACAAACTTCATGCAAGTTACGGCTAA
- a CDS encoding prenyltransferase/squalene oxidase repeat-containing protein: MKKVLALVMIVLMLIPAVSAGAIDGSARFLKDAAKSTQQTREISLAIMALSVGASDLNWDITPDLVTLVNSMLSYQNPDGGWGLYPGETSNVLDTAYAVIALKRAYPHLKTMERLEIKSALNRGLSYLLSAENKAGWGYVPGTPSSCYPTLLAIWALGENGYSYNSRVVRNAVEYVENATCEIPEYEALALRLIAYHSIGYQVSNETLETVKELLLNEDSLKMKERAMLTYALVLYTPVDFDTARILIKLESYGKSTNDLVYWMNTPDLFSSTELIATTSYALMALSTTFELPPAKEVKNPYEMPCQELKNMQNPDGGWGLGLNKPSDEKATYYALTAIQACYPEKESIEKALAWTREAFKNDAAWMEKNRRMSVGYYYALKTLIMYSNITAEEKAQAEELIRSVQLDYGLWGNTVLGPQPYETSLAIKALRELGVPANDAIIQKAKDWLLSISNGGWGTYVTTEYYSYMLKPDVLTTITVLEALEGIATPEELKPHIEWLIDQRLDGGWPYWKTYYVWEKNREFPGTPTVELTVRATDLLIGYGYNYTNETLDFVMNARDSSAIDKKTIEVASAINYLSRFQYVPPVSLYDIKDALDSDVFGIIAPGMDNESIGEIINTLNDLFSGGFIQLNTTSIGEDSYIVMANFGDYQLRPYNPYLKFYVEEGTVTVGNITVPTNKAVVLIPGKTPKGVVLFVLYEPENAEIAKEIFTTGFIRYIRGDAMVLLIENGRVRVIVVG, translated from the coding sequence ATGAAGAAGGTTCTGGCTCTAGTAATGATTGTTCTCATGCTGATTCCAGCCGTTAGCGCCGGAGCAATAGACGGCTCCGCAAGGTTTCTCAAAGATGCCGCCAAATCCACCCAACAGACGAGGGAGATAAGTCTGGCCATAATGGCCCTCTCGGTGGGGGCCAGTGACCTGAACTGGGACATAACCCCCGACCTCGTTACCCTTGTCAACAGCATGCTCAGCTATCAGAACCCGGACGGCGGATGGGGTCTCTATCCCGGGGAGACCAGCAACGTGCTCGACACGGCCTATGCCGTCATAGCCCTCAAGAGGGCTTATCCGCACCTCAAGACCATGGAGAGACTGGAGATAAAATCAGCCCTCAACCGCGGCCTTTCATACCTCCTCTCTGCCGAAAACAAGGCGGGTTGGGGATACGTGCCCGGAACACCGAGCTCCTGCTATCCGACGTTGTTGGCTATCTGGGCCTTAGGAGAAAACGGATACAGCTACAACAGCAGGGTAGTCAGAAACGCGGTTGAGTACGTGGAAAACGCCACCTGCGAGATCCCGGAGTACGAGGCACTCGCCCTCAGGCTCATAGCCTACCACAGCATAGGCTACCAGGTATCCAACGAGACGTTGGAGACCGTAAAGGAGCTCCTCCTCAACGAGGACAGCCTGAAGATGAAGGAGCGTGCCATGCTCACGTACGCCCTTGTCCTGTACACTCCCGTGGATTTTGACACCGCGAGAATACTAATCAAACTCGAATCATACGGCAAAAGCACAAACGACCTCGTGTACTGGATGAACACCCCTGACCTGTTCTCATCAACGGAGCTCATAGCCACCACCTCCTACGCCCTCATGGCCCTTTCAACCACCTTCGAACTGCCCCCTGCAAAGGAGGTCAAGAACCCCTACGAGATGCCGTGTCAGGAGCTCAAAAACATGCAGAACCCCGACGGCGGATGGGGCCTCGGACTCAACAAGCCCTCTGACGAAAAGGCCACCTATTATGCACTGACTGCGATTCAGGCGTGCTATCCTGAGAAGGAGAGCATAGAGAAGGCCCTCGCGTGGACAAGGGAGGCATTTAAGAACGACGCGGCCTGGATGGAGAAGAACCGCAGGATGTCCGTCGGATACTACTATGCCCTTAAAACGCTTATCATGTACAGCAACATAACCGCCGAGGAGAAAGCCCAGGCGGAGGAACTGATACGGAGTGTCCAGCTCGACTACGGCCTCTGGGGCAACACTGTACTTGGGCCGCAACCCTATGAGACCTCCCTGGCAATCAAGGCCCTCCGTGAGCTCGGGGTTCCTGCAAACGATGCCATTATCCAGAAGGCAAAGGACTGGCTCCTGAGCATAAGCAACGGTGGGTGGGGGACATACGTAACCACCGAGTACTACTCCTACATGCTCAAACCGGACGTACTGACGACCATAACCGTCCTGGAGGCCCTGGAGGGAATAGCCACCCCCGAAGAGCTTAAGCCCCACATCGAGTGGCTTATCGATCAGAGACTCGATGGTGGCTGGCCGTACTGGAAGACTTACTACGTCTGGGAAAAGAACAGGGAATTTCCCGGAACCCCGACAGTGGAACTAACGGTAAGGGCGACAGACCTCCTCATCGGCTACGGTTACAACTACACCAACGAGACCCTGGACTTCGTCATGAACGCTAGAGACTCCAGTGCCATAGACAAAAAGACGATAGAAGTCGCCAGTGCAATAAACTACCTCTCACGCTTCCAGTACGTTCCCCCCGTGAGCCTCTACGACATAAAGGACGCCCTTGACAGCGATGTGTTTGGAATAATAGCGCCCGGCATGGACAACGAGAGCATCGGGGAGATAATAAATACCCTCAACGACCTCTTCAGCGGCGGCTTTATCCAGCTCAACACGACCTCGATTGGCGAGGACAGCTACATAGTTATGGCGAACTTCGGGGACTACCAGCTCAGACCGTACAACCCATACCTGAAGTTCTACGTGGAGGAAGGAACCGTAACCGTCGGAAACATCACCGTACCCACCAACAAAGCTGTCGTCCTTATTCCGGGCAAGACACCCAAGGGAGTCGTCCTCTTTGTGCTCTACGAACCGGAGAACGCCGAAATTGCTAAAGAAATATTCACCACCGGTTTCATCAGATACATAAGAGGGGACGCGATGGTCCTCCTCATCGAGAACGGAAGGGTGAGGGTAATAGTGGTGGGGTGA
- a CDS encoding HemK2/MTQ2 family protein methyltransferase produces MPTYYGIKLRLHPQVYEPAEDTFLLAENLAIREGDTALDVGTGTGLIALLMARKARFVLGVDINPLAVELARENAELNGIQNVEFRLSDLFENVSGKFDVITFNAPYLPGEPEEPIDLALVGGKTGREVLDRFIQEVPEYLKPCGIVQIVQSSITGVDETLKQLEKAGLRGKIVARRHVFFEDIVLINATLSDCV; encoded by the coding sequence ATGCCCACATACTACGGCATCAAGCTCAGGCTCCATCCGCAGGTCTACGAGCCCGCTGAGGATACCTTCCTCTTAGCTGAAAACCTCGCGATCAGGGAAGGAGATACCGCCCTCGACGTCGGCACAGGAACGGGGCTTATAGCACTCCTGATGGCCAGAAAAGCCCGCTTCGTTCTGGGAGTGGATATTAACCCCCTCGCAGTTGAACTGGCGAGGGAAAACGCAGAGCTGAACGGCATCCAAAACGTTGAGTTCCGCCTGAGCGACCTCTTTGAGAACGTTTCCGGAAAGTTCGACGTGATAACGTTCAACGCCCCTTACCTCCCCGGCGAACCGGAGGAGCCAATAGACCTGGCACTGGTTGGGGGCAAAACTGGAAGAGAAGTCCTCGACAGGTTTATCCAGGAAGTCCCAGAGTACCTTAAACCCTGTGGAATCGTCCAGATAGTCCAGAGCTCGATAACAGGGGTGGATGAGACCCTTAAACAGCTGGAAAAAGCCGGGCTAAGGGGAAAAATAGTAGCTAGGAGGCATGTATTTTTCGAGGACATCGTCCTGATAAACGCTACGCTGAGTGATTGCGTTTGA
- the twy1 gene encoding 4-demethylwyosine synthase TYW1 produces MAITFKSDPNMPDEIARLFKKQHYALVGRHSSVKLCHWLKESIKKGRFCYKQKFYGIHSHRCLQMTPVTAWCSHNCIFCWRPMEGFLGTELPQPWDDPAFIVEESIKAQRKLLVGYKGMPGINMKKFEEAWNPKHAAISLSGEPMLYPYMGDLVEEFHKRGFTTFIVTNGTVPERLEEMIREDKLPTQLYVSLTAPDIETYKGVNVPMVPDGWDKIKEFLRLMGGADTRTVVRLTLVKGENMHNPEGYAKLIKLANPMFIEAKAYMFVGFSRNRLTINNMPRHEEIRAFAEELVRHLPGYHIEDEYEPSRVVLIMRDDVDSHGSGREGRFIGH; encoded by the coding sequence ATGGCGATAACGTTCAAGTCTGACCCAAACATGCCCGATGAGATTGCGAGACTGTTTAAGAAGCAGCACTACGCCCTGGTGGGAAGGCACAGCTCGGTCAAGCTATGCCACTGGCTAAAGGAGAGCATAAAAAAAGGCAGGTTCTGCTACAAGCAGAAGTTCTATGGCATCCACTCGCACCGGTGCCTGCAGATGACACCCGTTACAGCTTGGTGCAGCCACAACTGCATATTCTGCTGGCGCCCGATGGAGGGCTTCCTTGGAACCGAGTTGCCTCAGCCTTGGGACGATCCAGCCTTCATCGTCGAGGAGAGCATAAAGGCCCAGAGGAAGCTCCTAGTAGGCTACAAGGGCATGCCGGGCATAAACATGAAGAAGTTTGAGGAGGCGTGGAACCCGAAGCACGCCGCCATAAGCCTCTCCGGCGAGCCGATGCTCTACCCCTACATGGGCGACCTGGTGGAGGAGTTCCACAAGCGTGGATTCACCACTTTCATAGTCACCAACGGCACCGTTCCGGAGAGGCTGGAGGAGATGATACGGGAGGACAAGCTCCCGACCCAGCTCTACGTCTCTCTGACCGCCCCGGACATCGAGACCTACAAGGGCGTCAACGTTCCCATGGTGCCCGATGGATGGGACAAGATAAAGGAGTTCCTCAGACTTATGGGCGGCGCTGATACGAGGACGGTGGTCAGACTCACCCTCGTCAAGGGCGAGAACATGCACAACCCGGAGGGCTACGCGAAGCTGATAAAGCTGGCCAACCCGATGTTCATCGAGGCCAAGGCTTACATGTTCGTCGGCTTTTCGAGGAACAGGCTGACCATCAACAACATGCCCCGCCACGAGGAGATACGGGCCTTCGCTGAGGAGCTCGTCAGGCACCTCCCAGGATACCACATCGAGGACGAGTACGAACCGAGCAGGGTCGTGCTCATCATGAGGGACGACGTTGATTCCCACGGCTCCGGCAGGGAAGGCAGGTTCATAGGACACTGA